A window of the Natronospira proteinivora genome harbors these coding sequences:
- a CDS encoding MATE family efflux transporter, with amino-acid sequence MNASLYWRCRHALILALPVLAAMVSQNIMNLVDTAMVGTLGDTALAAVGLGGFAIFMFQALVLGVGTGVQAMAARRMGAGEQTGMAEPLNAGLLFCLFAGPLLSLPLFFAVPAIYPWLNPDPAVIEEGSPYLQWRVLAITFMGMNWAFRGYWNAVDRAKMYLFTLVTMHVLNIILNFLLIFGKFGFPELGVTGAGMGTAIATAFGTLMHFYLAYRHAFHAGFARIWPRPAVMSRLFRISAPSGIQQLSFSTSFVVLFWIIGQIGTREVAAASVLINIMLLAILPAMALGLTTASLVGQSLGQGSVRFAHRWGWDVVRLALVMLGVLALPMWLVPEWLLSGFIHDEQTRALAVTPMRLVGVFMVVEAFGMILMHALLGAGDAKRTMITAVSLQWLGFLPLAWLVGPGLGGGLLAVWLTQGGYRLVQAVVFVGLWQRLKWARAKA; translated from the coding sequence ATGAATGCCAGCCTGTATTGGCGCTGCCGACATGCTCTGATTCTGGCGCTACCCGTGCTGGCGGCCATGGTGTCCCAGAACATCATGAACCTGGTGGATACCGCCATGGTGGGGACCCTGGGGGATACCGCGCTGGCCGCCGTGGGGCTGGGCGGGTTTGCCATCTTCATGTTTCAGGCCTTGGTGCTGGGGGTGGGGACCGGCGTCCAGGCCATGGCGGCCCGTCGCATGGGGGCCGGTGAGCAGACAGGCATGGCTGAACCACTCAACGCCGGATTGTTGTTCTGCCTGTTTGCCGGTCCGCTGTTGTCACTGCCGCTGTTTTTCGCCGTCCCGGCAATCTATCCCTGGTTGAACCCGGATCCTGCCGTGATAGAGGAGGGGAGCCCCTATCTTCAGTGGCGGGTTCTGGCGATTACCTTTATGGGGATGAACTGGGCCTTTCGCGGCTACTGGAATGCCGTGGACCGGGCAAAGATGTATCTGTTCACCCTGGTCACCATGCATGTCCTGAACATCATCCTGAATTTCCTGCTGATTTTCGGGAAGTTCGGTTTTCCGGAACTGGGCGTGACCGGGGCTGGCATGGGGACGGCGATTGCCACCGCCTTTGGCACCCTGATGCATTTTTATCTCGCTTACCGCCATGCCTTTCATGCGGGATTTGCCCGAATCTGGCCAAGGCCGGCGGTGATGAGCCGTCTGTTTCGGATATCCGCTCCCAGTGGCATTCAGCAGCTTTCCTTTTCCACCAGTTTCGTGGTCCTTTTCTGGATTATTGGCCAGATCGGTACCCGGGAGGTGGCGGCCGCCAGTGTGCTTATCAATATCATGCTGCTGGCCATCCTGCCGGCTATGGCCCTGGGACTGACCACGGCCAGCCTGGTGGGGCAATCACTGGGCCAGGGCTCGGTTCGATTCGCCCACCGATGGGGATGGGATGTGGTGCGTCTGGCACTGGTCATGCTGGGGGTATTGGCTTTACCCATGTGGCTGGTGCCTGAGTGGCTGTTATCCGGTTTCATTCATGATGAACAGACCCGGGCACTGGCCGTGACGCCTATGCGCCTGGTGGGTGTGTTCATGGTGGTGGAGGCCTTTGGGATGATTCTCATGCATGCCCTGCTGGGGGCCGGGGATGCCAAACGAACCATGATCACGGCGGTTTCCCTGCAATGGTTGGGATTTTTGCCGCTGGCCTGGCTGGTGGGGCCGGGTCTGGGTGGTGGCTTGCTGGCGGTCTGGTTGACTCAGGGAGGCTATCGCTTGGTGCAGGCGGTGGTCTTTGTCGGGCTCTGGCAGCGATTAAAGTGGGCCAGGGCAAAGGCCTAG
- a CDS encoding DUF342 domain-containing protein, translating into MESPSDRNTEAGDIHLTVDTEKKELLASTSQALPTMTLAQLYEVIKTGRFRHCALPESRVKAFLTKVLEGPVENFPLCDTQDGEFKLRVEDDGLKAYLRVTPSAGGDPVSLESVKEALKERDIHHGLNMDRVATIVRNADDKEHLVAEGTAPEDGAEAFFEPLVPDMIDRRPRIDDTERADFRDLGGVITVTAGQNLIRRHSPTEGTPGTDIHGLPIPPKPGKDKRFKSHAKGVELDDSDPDILRASIDGQPIWKQDTVMVSPTLDLDAVDLSTGNIDFNGTVRIRGEVKQGMRVRARDDIQVNGMVDGATLEAGGDVTIRGGVIGQRRAGRSSYNACIHCEGSVEARFLEHVEVRCGGDLMVKDLLAHCDVEAGERIIVGAQGTRKGHILGGTYEAFEIISAIQLGSPSGAETQLKVANQFRLKKTIRAIETHLASGKLSPEETEDYRERQARLNMIRRRLQEKAAIIAKEAVCTRVFMHIETASRQFTTDAGGGTYRRKLNRIEIDPNA; encoded by the coding sequence ATGGAATCACCATCGGACAGAAATACAGAAGCGGGAGATATCCATCTGACAGTGGATACAGAGAAAAAAGAACTGCTTGCCAGCACCAGCCAGGCCTTGCCCACAATGACCCTGGCTCAACTATACGAGGTCATCAAGACCGGTCGCTTTCGTCACTGCGCCTTGCCGGAATCCCGAGTCAAGGCCTTCCTGACCAAGGTGCTTGAAGGCCCGGTGGAAAACTTCCCCCTTTGTGATACTCAGGATGGCGAGTTCAAACTGCGTGTGGAGGACGATGGACTCAAGGCCTATTTGCGAGTGACACCATCGGCAGGTGGAGACCCCGTCTCGCTTGAATCGGTCAAGGAAGCACTCAAAGAAAGAGATATTCATCATGGACTGAACATGGATCGAGTCGCCACCATCGTTCGTAATGCCGACGACAAGGAACATTTGGTGGCGGAAGGGACGGCCCCGGAGGATGGCGCTGAGGCCTTCTTCGAGCCTCTGGTGCCCGACATGATAGACCGACGGCCACGTATTGACGATACCGAGCGAGCCGACTTCCGGGATCTTGGCGGGGTGATTACCGTCACCGCGGGCCAGAATCTGATCCGTCGTCACTCACCCACTGAAGGTACCCCCGGTACCGACATACACGGCCTTCCCATTCCGCCCAAGCCAGGTAAGGACAAGCGATTCAAAAGCCACGCCAAGGGCGTGGAATTGGATGACTCGGATCCAGATATTCTCCGGGCCAGCATCGACGGACAACCGATCTGGAAGCAGGACACCGTCATGGTCAGCCCAACGCTGGACCTGGACGCTGTAGATTTGTCCACGGGCAACATTGATTTCAACGGCACAGTTCGCATTCGGGGTGAAGTCAAACAGGGCATGCGGGTCCGGGCCCGGGACGATATCCAGGTCAACGGCATGGTGGATGGTGCCACCCTGGAAGCGGGTGGTGATGTCACCATCCGGGGTGGAGTCATCGGTCAGCGACGAGCGGGAAGAAGCAGTTACAACGCCTGCATCCACTGCGAGGGCTCGGTGGAAGCTCGTTTTCTGGAGCATGTGGAAGTCCGCTGTGGCGGCGACCTGATGGTGAAGGATTTGCTCGCTCATTGTGATGTGGAAGCCGGAGAAAGGATCATCGTCGGCGCCCAGGGAACCCGCAAAGGCCACATTCTGGGGGGCACCTACGAAGCGTTTGAAATCATCAGCGCCATCCAGCTGGGAAGCCCCTCCGGGGCCGAAACCCAGCTGAAAGTCGCCAACCAGTTCCGACTGAAAAAGACGATCCGGGCCATTGAAACCCATCTGGCCAGTGGCAAACTTTCCCCCGAGGAAACGGAAGATTACCGGGAACGACAGGCAAGACTGAACATGATCCGTCGCCGACTGCAGGAAAAGGCCGCCATCATCGCCAAGGAAGCCGTCTGCACAAGGGTTTTCATGCATATTGAGACCGCTTCCCGGCAGTTCACCACAGATGCCGGCGGTGGCACCTATCGACGCAAGCTGAACCGCATCGAAATCGATCCCAATGCCTGA
- a CDS encoding EAL and HDOD domain-containing protein yields the protein MFVGRQPIVNNRREIVAYQLLFRSDLATDVANVHDDMAATGDVLLNTLNNIGLERVLGNAVAFVKVPVDMLEHTLLEILPQRKIVLELPPDIRIDEPLLNRMVELKRMGYRFAMAHFRFDRNKKAFLDLLDFAKLSVGELSEAELKQEVKALRGYGLRLIAEMVESEEAFGRARSLFMNYYQGYFFARPETLHMRRVDPQAQRVARLFNLVLSDAPRDVIEMEFKQDVALSFNILRYINSPGMGVPEEVQTLQHALVMLGRNRLARWLSMMMIRDNKQSMAPKALLRTALIRARATELMGAPQVGAAYRDHLFMTGMFSMLDVLFGMSLEEAVGTLNLPGPIRQALVEKSGPYYPYLELARACDHFDVEAIRAGSRRLGIPLRQINRMQSEAMSWAWRMDEDIKADE from the coding sequence TTGTTTGTAGGTCGCCAGCCCATCGTGAACAATCGACGGGAGATCGTCGCCTATCAATTGCTGTTCCGCTCTGATCTCGCAACCGACGTTGCCAATGTCCATGATGATATGGCGGCAACCGGTGATGTCCTGCTCAACACCCTGAACAACATCGGTCTGGAAAGGGTGCTGGGAAATGCGGTGGCCTTCGTCAAGGTCCCCGTGGACATGCTCGAGCATACGTTGTTGGAGATTCTGCCTCAGCGGAAAATCGTCTTGGAATTACCCCCCGATATTCGAATTGATGAGCCACTACTGAATCGTATGGTGGAATTGAAGCGCATGGGTTATCGATTTGCCATGGCGCACTTCCGCTTTGATCGCAACAAGAAAGCCTTTCTTGATCTGCTGGATTTCGCCAAGCTCAGCGTGGGAGAGTTGAGTGAAGCGGAACTGAAGCAAGAAGTAAAAGCGCTACGGGGGTATGGTCTGCGTTTGATTGCGGAAATGGTGGAGAGCGAAGAAGCCTTTGGCCGGGCCCGCTCCCTGTTCATGAATTATTACCAGGGCTATTTCTTTGCCCGTCCGGAAACCCTCCACATGAGGCGGGTGGATCCCCAGGCTCAGCGGGTGGCGCGACTGTTCAACCTGGTGCTGTCCGATGCCCCACGGGATGTTATCGAGATGGAGTTCAAGCAGGATGTTGCCTTGAGCTTCAATATTCTTCGCTACATCAACAGTCCCGGCATGGGTGTCCCCGAGGAAGTCCAGACCCTGCAGCATGCTCTGGTGATGCTAGGGCGGAATCGTCTCGCTCGCTGGTTGAGCATGATGATGATCCGTGACAACAAACAGTCCATGGCGCCCAAGGCCTTGTTGCGGACCGCCCTGATTCGTGCCCGGGCCACCGAGCTCATGGGCGCCCCGCAGGTTGGGGCCGCTTATCGAGACCACCTGTTCATGACCGGCATGTTTTCCATGCTGGATGTACTGTTCGGCATGAGTCTGGAAGAGGCGGTGGGGACACTCAATCTGCCGGGACCCATCCGGCAGGCCTTGGTGGAGAAATCAGGTCCCTATTACCCTTACCTTGAGCTGGCCCGGGCCTGTGATCATTTTGATGTGGAAGCCATCCGCGCCGGCTCCCGTCGTCTGGGTATTCCCTTGAGGCAGATCAACCGCATGCAGTCGGAGGCCATGAGCTGGGCCTGGCGAATGGATGAGGATATCAAGGCCGATGAATGA
- a CDS encoding phosphoenolpyruvate carboxykinase (GTP): MSQSCHTDWLGHPPARYTRQPRVFWKSPRNSEVSMSTSNPQLAQWVDEVARLTRPDRIHWCDGSEAEDRQLIDQMLESGDLLELNQDSHPGCYLHRSDPADVARVEHLTFVCTRQEDDAGPNNHWMEPGEARKKMLGLFEGCMEGRTLYVVPYCMGPVNSPLSRCGVEITDSPYVVVNMRRMTRMGKAALERIEREGSFVKGLHSTGELDPERRFIMHFPEDLEIMSYGSGYGGNALLGKKCHALRIASHQARSEGWLAEHMLIVGIENPQGETHYVAAAFPSACGKTNLAMLIPPTSHKGWKIWTVGDDIAWLHPGKDGRLWAINPEAGYFGVVPGTSPKTNPNAYDMITEDTLFTNVAVTEDNQPWWEGKKEGKPAIDWQGRPFDANRGAAAHPNSRFTVSASRNPSQSPEAEAAGGVPISAILFGGRRKDVAPLIFEAHDWNHGVLVGAGMASETTAAATGAQGVVRRDPMAMKPFCGYNFADYFAHWLNIGQKLSQPPRIFHVNWFRQDADGGFIWPGFGENLRVLRWVLDRCHGDAEAVDSPIGYLPTLEGIDQTELDMSREAMEELLSIDEGMWRAEMAEIGDFMGQFGERTPEQLMKEFRKVVDALEARKAASGS; encoded by the coding sequence TTGTCACAGAGTTGTCACACAGACTGGCTAGGTCACCCCCCGGCCCGCTATACTCGGCAGCCTCGCGTCTTTTGGAAGTCACCAAGGAATTCAGAGGTCTCCATGTCAACATCCAACCCCCAGCTCGCCCAATGGGTAGACGAGGTCGCCCGCCTGACACGCCCCGACCGCATTCACTGGTGTGACGGCAGTGAAGCCGAGGATCGCCAACTGATTGATCAAATGCTGGAAAGCGGCGATCTTCTGGAACTGAATCAGGACAGCCATCCCGGCTGCTACCTGCACCGTTCCGACCCGGCTGATGTGGCCCGGGTGGAACACCTGACCTTCGTCTGCACCCGGCAGGAAGATGATGCCGGCCCCAACAATCACTGGATGGAACCGGGTGAGGCGCGCAAGAAAATGCTGGGCCTGTTCGAAGGCTGCATGGAAGGCCGCACCCTCTACGTGGTGCCCTACTGCATGGGCCCGGTGAACTCCCCCCTGTCCCGCTGTGGGGTGGAGATTACCGACAGCCCCTATGTGGTGGTGAACATGCGCCGCATGACCCGCATGGGCAAGGCGGCCCTGGAGCGGATTGAACGGGAGGGCAGCTTCGTCAAGGGCCTGCACTCCACCGGCGAACTGGACCCGGAACGCCGCTTCATCATGCACTTCCCGGAAGACCTGGAGATCATGAGTTACGGCTCGGGTTATGGGGGCAATGCCCTGCTCGGCAAGAAGTGCCACGCCCTGCGGATTGCCAGCCACCAGGCCCGCAGCGAAGGCTGGCTGGCCGAGCACATGTTGATCGTGGGGATCGAGAACCCTCAGGGTGAAACCCATTACGTGGCCGCGGCCTTCCCCTCAGCCTGCGGCAAGACCAACCTGGCCATGCTAATCCCGCCCACCTCCCACAAGGGCTGGAAGATCTGGACCGTGGGCGACGACATTGCCTGGCTACACCCGGGCAAGGACGGCCGTCTCTGGGCGATCAACCCGGAGGCCGGTTACTTTGGGGTGGTGCCGGGCACCAGCCCAAAGACCAATCCCAATGCCTACGACATGATTACCGAGGACACCCTGTTCACCAATGTGGCGGTGACCGAGGACAATCAACCCTGGTGGGAAGGCAAGAAAGAAGGAAAACCGGCCATTGACTGGCAAGGCCGGCCCTTCGACGCCAATCGGGGCGCAGCGGCCCACCCCAATTCCCGCTTCACCGTATCCGCCAGCCGCAATCCCAGCCAGAGCCCGGAGGCCGAAGCCGCCGGCGGTGTGCCCATCTCGGCCATCCTCTTCGGTGGCCGACGCAAGGATGTGGCTCCCTTGATTTTCGAGGCCCATGACTGGAACCACGGCGTATTGGTGGGTGCCGGCATGGCCTCCGAGACCACCGCCGCCGCTACCGGTGCCCAGGGTGTGGTTCGCCGGGACCCCATGGCCATGAAACCCTTCTGCGGCTACAACTTCGCCGATTATTTTGCCCACTGGTTGAACATCGGCCAGAAGCTCAGTCAGCCGCCACGCATCTTCCATGTGAACTGGTTCCGCCAGGATGCCGATGGGGGCTTTATCTGGCCGGGCTTTGGCGAGAACCTGAGGGTGCTCCGCTGGGTGCTGGACCGATGCCATGGTGATGCCGAGGCGGTGGACAGCCCCATTGGCTACCTGCCCACGCTGGAAGGCATCGACCAGACCGAACTGGACATGAGCCGCGAGGCCATGGAGGAGTTGCTCAGCATTGATGAAGGCATGTGGCGGGCGGAAATGGCCGAGATCGGTGATTTCATGGGTCAATTCGGAGAGCGGACCCCGGAGCAGCTGATGAAGGAATTCCGCAAGGTGGTGGACGCCCTGGAAGCCAGGAAAGCCGCGTCCGGTTCATGA
- a CDS encoding ATP-dependent DNA helicase → MSEQPAQTITGLLGEQGPLARAIPDFRVREEQQILADAVAEVLRDSGHLLAEAGTGVGKTFAYLAPALASRKRTIISTGTRHLQDQLFHRDLPLVMEALGQEGEADQVALLKGRSNYLCLHRLETARERADLGRREHETLGDLAIWGRQSRSGDLAEGPEISERSRLWPMVTSTVDNCLGQDCPQYENCFVLKARQRAMQRRVVVVNHHLLLADFALREDGFGELLPDAEVVVVDEAHQLPETAARHFGTGVSARQLRDFAGDTLAEALKAGAGVGGFRDALDRFNTRIMAVRTALPSGEFRARWNPAEQSVAVEAMQDLDAALSTVNEQLETIGSHSKGLDNCRRRGLNLRERLALFMVSDEEAEEALVRWMEVSERGFILHATPLSSADRLGQWIGQVPASWVFTSATLAVRGELSHFRQRLGLTEAEELVVGSPFDYARNAVLYHPNDLPSTQSPDYTRALVEAVLPLVEAAPGGSFLLFTSHRALREAAELIEDKTDRTLLVQGEGPRARLLEAFREDGQAVLLGTQSFWEGVDVKGDALSLVVIDKLPFQSPGDPVIEARIEAIKEQGGSPFMEWQLPQAVITLKQGVGRLIRDTADRGVMVIGDPRLLQKGYGRIFIDSLPPMAKTRDDEKVQRFLQSLAPPPQSPSEGVKEA, encoded by the coding sequence ATGAGTGAGCAGCCCGCCCAAACCATCACCGGCCTGCTGGGGGAGCAAGGGCCCCTGGCCCGGGCCATCCCCGATTTTCGCGTTCGCGAGGAGCAGCAGATCCTGGCCGATGCCGTCGCCGAGGTTCTGCGGGACAGCGGGCATTTGCTGGCCGAGGCGGGCACCGGCGTGGGCAAGACCTTTGCGTATCTGGCTCCCGCCCTGGCCAGCCGTAAGCGCACCATTATCTCCACCGGTACCCGCCACCTTCAGGATCAGCTATTCCACCGGGACCTGCCGCTGGTCATGGAGGCCCTGGGCCAGGAAGGGGAGGCCGACCAGGTGGCCCTGCTCAAGGGCCGCAGCAATTATCTCTGCCTGCATCGTCTGGAGACCGCCCGGGAACGGGCGGATCTGGGGCGGCGTGAACACGAAACGCTGGGTGACTTGGCGATTTGGGGTCGGCAAAGCCGTAGTGGCGATCTCGCCGAGGGCCCGGAGATCAGCGAGCGCTCCCGGCTCTGGCCCATGGTCACCTCCACCGTGGACAACTGCCTGGGTCAGGATTGCCCCCAATACGAGAACTGCTTTGTGCTCAAGGCCCGGCAACGGGCCATGCAGCGGCGGGTGGTGGTGGTCAATCATCATCTGCTGCTGGCCGATTTTGCTCTGCGGGAAGACGGTTTCGGAGAGTTGCTGCCCGATGCCGAAGTGGTGGTGGTGGACGAAGCCCACCAGCTGCCCGAGACCGCCGCCCGCCATTTCGGCACCGGAGTCAGTGCCCGGCAACTGCGGGACTTCGCCGGTGATACCCTGGCCGAGGCCCTCAAGGCCGGGGCCGGTGTTGGGGGCTTTCGTGACGCCCTGGATCGCTTCAATACCCGGATCATGGCGGTACGCACCGCCTTGCCCAGTGGTGAGTTTCGCGCCCGCTGGAATCCGGCCGAGCAAAGCGTGGCGGTGGAAGCCATGCAGGATCTGGACGCGGCTCTGTCCACGGTCAATGAACAACTGGAGACCATCGGCAGCCATTCCAAGGGCCTGGACAATTGCCGGCGCCGTGGCTTGAATCTGCGCGAGCGCCTGGCCCTGTTCATGGTTTCCGATGAGGAAGCCGAAGAGGCCCTGGTCCGCTGGATGGAAGTCAGTGAGCGGGGGTTCATTCTCCATGCCACGCCCCTGTCCAGCGCCGATCGCCTGGGTCAGTGGATCGGTCAGGTGCCGGCCAGCTGGGTATTCACCTCTGCCACCCTGGCGGTGCGGGGTGAGCTCAGCCATTTTCGCCAGCGTCTGGGCCTCACCGAGGCCGAAGAGCTGGTGGTGGGCAGTCCCTTTGATTACGCCCGCAATGCGGTGCTCTATCATCCCAATGATTTGCCCTCCACCCAGTCTCCAGACTATACCCGGGCCCTGGTGGAAGCCGTGCTGCCGTTGGTGGAAGCCGCGCCCGGGGGGAGTTTTCTTCTGTTCACCAGCCACCGCGCCCTGCGGGAAGCGGCGGAGCTGATCGAGGATAAGACCGATCGAACCCTGCTGGTGCAGGGAGAAGGCCCCCGGGCCCGCTTGCTGGAGGCCTTTCGGGAAGATGGGCAAGCGGTGCTGCTGGGTACCCAGAGTTTCTGGGAAGGGGTGGACGTGAAGGGCGATGCCCTGAGTCTGGTGGTGATCGATAAATTGCCTTTCCAGTCCCCCGGCGATCCAGTCATCGAGGCTCGGATTGAAGCTATCAAGGAGCAGGGTGGCTCCCCCTTCATGGAGTGGCAGCTGCCCCAGGCAGTGATTACCCTCAAGCAGGGTGTGGGGCGATTGATTCGGGATACTGCCGACCGGGGCGTAATGGTGATCGGCGATCCCCGCTTGTTACAGAAAGGTTATGGGCGAATCTTTATCGACAGCCTACCGCCCATGGCCAAGACCCGGGACGACGAAAAGGTGCAGCGTTTTCTGCAAAGCCTGGCACCACCCCCCCAATCCCCCTCGGAAGGAGTGAAAGAAGCGTGA
- the tsaB gene encoding tRNA (adenosine(37)-N6)-threonylcarbamoyltransferase complex dimerization subunit type 1 TsaB: MTALAIDTATEACSAALLHDEQVYRRFEMAPRQHARLLLPMLESLLDEADCQRQDIEWIAFGQGPGAFTGVRIAAGIAHGLAQGLGCGLFPVSTLAALAARAQDEATAPVLACLDARMGEVYWGCYEASGNGPHLLGQERVCAPESVTANGLAVEQCIGIGPGWASYGEALPAALGQAPARVLPEVFPDAADMLAIASRRLAAGEPLKTAREAQPVYLRDNVAVPGK, translated from the coding sequence GTGACGGCCCTGGCCATTGATACTGCCACCGAGGCCTGTTCGGCAGCCCTGCTCCACGATGAGCAGGTCTATCGGCGTTTTGAAATGGCCCCCCGCCAGCACGCCCGCCTCTTGCTGCCCATGCTGGAATCCTTGCTGGATGAAGCAGACTGCCAAAGACAGGATATCGAATGGATTGCCTTCGGCCAGGGCCCGGGAGCCTTCACCGGAGTGCGAATTGCCGCCGGGATTGCCCATGGTCTGGCCCAGGGACTGGGTTGTGGCCTGTTCCCGGTATCCACCCTGGCGGCATTGGCGGCCCGGGCCCAGGACGAGGCGACGGCGCCGGTTCTGGCTTGCCTGGATGCCCGCATGGGCGAGGTGTATTGGGGGTGCTATGAGGCCAGCGGCAATGGGCCACATTTGTTGGGACAGGAGCGAGTCTGTGCGCCGGAATCGGTGACCGCTAATGGTCTGGCGGTTGAGCAGTGCATCGGTATTGGCCCCGGCTGGGCCAGCTATGGCGAGGCATTGCCCGCCGCACTCGGCCAGGCACCGGCCCGGGTGCTGCCCGAGGTTTTTCCGGATGCGGCTGATATGCTGGCTATTGCTAGCCGTCGTCTGGCGGCGGGCGAGCCGCTGAAAACCGCCCGCGAGGCCCAACCGGTTTACTTGCGAGATAATGTGGCAGTGCCCGGCAAGTAG
- the phoB gene encoding phosphate regulon transcriptional regulator PhoB codes for MSEKRILVVEDDAAIREMVAFALRRAEFEVVEAEDVAEARIKVAEQPPDLLVLDWMLPDMSGLEYARTLKRDEATRELPIIMLTARAEEEDKLRGFESGVDDYVTKPFSSREMIARIQAVLRRAAPDSEQERVSANGLEVNLASHRVLANGQAVDLGPTEYRLLTFFMTHPDRVYTRTQLLDRVWGNNVYVEERTVDVHIRRLRKALAPSGHDDFVQTVRGAGYRFTPAEGGA; via the coding sequence ATGAGTGAAAAGCGGATATTGGTGGTGGAAGATGACGCGGCCATTCGAGAGATGGTGGCCTTTGCATTAAGGCGGGCAGAATTCGAGGTGGTAGAGGCCGAGGATGTGGCCGAAGCCCGAATCAAGGTGGCCGAGCAACCCCCCGATCTGCTGGTACTGGACTGGATGCTGCCGGATATGAGCGGCCTGGAATATGCCCGCACCCTGAAACGCGACGAGGCCACCCGCGAATTGCCCATCATCATGCTCACCGCCCGCGCCGAGGAAGAGGACAAGCTGCGCGGCTTTGAAAGCGGCGTGGATGACTATGTCACCAAACCCTTTTCCTCGCGGGAGATGATTGCCCGGATCCAGGCCGTGCTTCGACGAGCCGCCCCTGACAGTGAGCAAGAGCGGGTGAGCGCCAATGGCCTGGAAGTGAATCTCGCCAGTCATCGCGTGCTGGCCAATGGCCAAGCCGTGGACCTTGGCCCCACCGAGTATCGCTTATTGACCTTCTTCATGACCCATCCCGACCGGGTCTATACTCGAACCCAGTTGCTCGATCGGGTCTGGGGCAACAATGTCTATGTGGAAGAGCGCACGGTGGATGTGCATATTCGCCGCTTGAGGAAAGCGCTGGCGCCCAGCGGCCATGATGATTTTGTCCAGACCGTCCGGGGTGCGGGGTATCGCTTCACCCCCGCCGAGGGAGGCGCGTGA
- the phoR gene encoding phosphate regulon sensor histidine kinase PhoR codes for MKSIWPLEALRLILSVLPATLLGWLTVGAGVGFTIGLMAYTAWHLWQLYRLERWFRLDRKRNPPEGSGAWGEVFDHYYRLQQRHLNRKRRLARVLREFRNSTEAMPDGTVVLDREARIIWFNQSAQTLIGLQGNQDLGQPIGNLLRLPELGESLESEGYPEPMEVTSPLHPDRYLNLNLIPYGEGQRLLLIRDVTRLRRLERMRRDFVANASHELRSPLTVVQGYLEALSEDRKITEEWQRPIDEMQRQTQKMTAIINDMLELSRLETEAPDADRERVDVSGISARIREEALALGYGPRDVRIDVPAGSCILGAEAELYSAFSNLVFNAMRYTRADGTVWISWTQGRNGGLFSVRDNGVGIEPKHIPRLTQRFYRVDSARARKSGGTGLGLAIVKHVMQRHGGRLEIESSPGQGSCFSCRLPVNRLVTE; via the coding sequence GTGAAGTCCATCTGGCCCCTGGAAGCCCTCCGACTGATCCTGTCGGTACTGCCGGCCACGTTGCTGGGCTGGCTGACGGTAGGCGCCGGGGTCGGTTTCACTATTGGTTTGATGGCCTACACGGCCTGGCATCTATGGCAACTCTATCGCCTGGAACGCTGGTTTCGCCTGGATCGCAAGCGTAATCCGCCGGAAGGCTCGGGTGCCTGGGGCGAAGTCTTTGACCACTATTACCGCCTTCAGCAACGACACTTGAATCGTAAACGTCGATTGGCCCGGGTCTTGCGGGAATTTCGCAACTCCACCGAAGCCATGCCGGATGGGACCGTGGTGCTGGATCGGGAAGCCCGCATTATCTGGTTCAATCAATCCGCCCAGACCTTGATAGGCCTTCAGGGCAATCAGGATCTGGGCCAGCCCATCGGCAATCTGCTCCGATTGCCCGAGCTGGGTGAATCCCTGGAATCAGAGGGATATCCCGAACCCATGGAGGTTACTTCTCCGCTCCACCCGGATCGTTATCTCAATCTCAACCTGATTCCTTATGGGGAAGGGCAGCGGCTCTTGCTGATTCGGGATGTGACCCGCTTGCGGCGCCTGGAAAGGATGCGACGGGATTTTGTGGCTAATGCTTCCCACGAACTCCGTTCTCCCCTCACCGTGGTCCAGGGCTATCTGGAGGCCCTCTCGGAAGACCGTAAGATCACCGAAGAATGGCAGCGGCCCATTGATGAAATGCAACGCCAGACCCAGAAGATGACCGCCATCATCAACGACATGCTCGAGCTTTCCCGGCTGGAGACTGAAGCCCCGGATGCTGACCGTGAGCGAGTGGATGTATCCGGTATCAGCGCCAGAATCCGGGAAGAGGCCCTCGCGCTGGGCTATGGCCCGCGGGATGTCAGGATCGATGTGCCGGCGGGCAGTTGCATTTTAGGAGCCGAAGCCGAGCTTTACAGTGCTTTTTCCAACCTGGTTTTCAATGCCATGCGCTATACTCGTGCTGACGGCACTGTCTGGATTAGCTGGACCCAGGGAAGGAATGGTGGTCTGTTTTCAGTCAGAGACAATGGAGTTGGCATCGAGCCCAAGCATATCCCCCGCTTGACCCAGCGTTTCTATCGGGTGGATTCGGCACGCGCCCGCAAGAGTGGCGGAACGGGGCTGGGTTTGGCCATCGTCAAGCATGTCATGCAGCGCCACGGAGGCCGGCTGGAGATCGAAAGTAGCCCGGGGCAGGGAAGCTGTTTCAGCTGTAGGCTGCCGGTGAACCGTCTCGTAACTGAATGA